In Trichocoleus desertorum NBK24, the following are encoded in one genomic region:
- a CDS encoding N-acetylmuramoyl-L-alanine amidase: MRLHWLLPSFLGIILLSSPAEAARLQSWQFDANQNRLDFTTDDGVQPRAQLIANPTRLVIDLPGTKVGGALRNRQVGGGIRSIRVGQFDPQTTRIVIELTPGYTLDPQQVKFRGRSANQWSVQLPTPQLVASSGNSGVVVPSSSPITPTPTAVQPVVTGATTQIQNVQVTPDGIFVRTTGRAPDVSVDRRNNGQQIEISLKGTAISPRLTQRTISVNRYGVGQLQVSQAQTSPPVALITLNVARTSPDWQATASNLGGVVLVPTGGVTAATADSQRPTPNNSRPVPTTSAPDTNQVATIDAVDLENNGNQLVIRANSPLTYTTGWDRTSGLYRITVSSARLAEQVRGPKLDATSALLRVRLRQEDPRTVAILVQPAAGVQIGDVNQPSNQILALQLQRSRPTPVVPPGSPVGSIPVPPPTTTNSPITNIPRNPNGRLVVIIDPGHGGPDPGAVGIGGLQEKGVVLDISRQVAARLGQQGVQVVMTREDDRDLDLEPRVVLAERANASLFVSIHANAISMSRPDVNGLETYYYSSGERLARTIHNSVLQGTGARDRGVRSARFYVLRRTSMPSVLVEVGFVTGAEDAARLSTSSYRTQMADAIARGVLQYIQQNF, from the coding sequence GTGAGGCTTCACTGGCTATTACCCAGTTTTCTGGGCATTATTCTGCTGTCGTCCCCTGCAGAAGCGGCTAGACTACAGTCTTGGCAATTTGATGCCAACCAAAATCGACTTGACTTTACCACCGATGATGGCGTTCAACCGAGAGCCCAGCTGATTGCCAATCCCACTCGCTTGGTGATTGATTTACCAGGAACTAAGGTAGGTGGAGCCCTCAGAAATCGACAGGTAGGCGGAGGGATTCGCTCGATTCGAGTGGGACAGTTTGACCCTCAAACCACCCGGATCGTGATTGAACTGACGCCGGGTTACACCCTTGATCCGCAACAAGTGAAATTCCGGGGTCGTTCTGCCAACCAATGGTCTGTGCAGTTGCCGACTCCCCAGCTTGTAGCTTCATCCGGTAACTCTGGTGTGGTAGTACCGAGCAGCTCACCCATCACCCCCACCCCTACCGCAGTCCAGCCTGTGGTTACAGGGGCCACAACTCAAATTCAGAATGTGCAGGTGACACCTGATGGCATTTTTGTCCGGACTACGGGTCGGGCACCGGATGTTTCAGTCGATCGCCGTAACAATGGGCAGCAAATTGAAATTTCCCTCAAAGGGACGGCCATTTCTCCGAGATTGACGCAGCGAACCATCTCAGTCAACCGTTATGGGGTGGGCCAACTACAGGTTAGTCAAGCGCAAACGTCACCTCCGGTCGCTCTGATCACCCTGAATGTCGCGAGGACTAGCCCCGACTGGCAGGCTACCGCGAGTAACTTAGGTGGTGTTGTTCTCGTTCCAACAGGCGGTGTGACGGCTGCGACAGCAGATAGCCAACGTCCTACACCTAACAACTCGCGCCCGGTGCCAACCACGAGTGCTCCTGATACGAATCAAGTCGCCACGATTGATGCCGTTGATCTAGAAAATAATGGCAACCAACTCGTAATTCGGGCCAACAGCCCATTAACCTACACCACTGGCTGGGACCGCACTTCGGGGCTTTATCGCATCACTGTTTCCTCGGCTCGTTTAGCGGAGCAAGTTCGTGGCCCCAAGCTGGATGCTACTAGTGCTTTATTGCGAGTGCGATTGCGGCAAGAAGACCCTCGCACAGTGGCAATCTTGGTGCAGCCAGCAGCAGGGGTGCAAATTGGTGATGTTAATCAACCCAGCAACCAAATTCTGGCTTTACAACTGCAACGTTCTCGCCCTACGCCCGTGGTACCGCCGGGTAGTCCAGTGGGTTCTATTCCGGTGCCCCCGCCAACCACCACCAATTCACCCATCACCAACATACCGAGAAATCCAAATGGACGGCTGGTGGTCATTATTGATCCAGGACATGGCGGCCCTGACCCAGGCGCGGTTGGGATCGGTGGCTTACAGGAAAAGGGAGTGGTGCTAGACATTTCCCGTCAGGTGGCCGCGAGATTAGGGCAACAAGGCGTGCAAGTCGTGATGACTCGTGAAGACGATCGCGACTTAGATTTAGAACCGCGAGTGGTCTTAGCGGAGCGAGCCAACGCCAGTTTATTTGTTAGCATTCATGCCAATGCAATTAGCATGAGTCGCCCCGATGTCAATGGACTCGAAACCTACTACTACAGCAGCGGTGAGCGGCTAGCTCGGACGATTCATAACAGTGTGCTTCAGGGAACTGGGGCTCGCGATCGCGGGGTTCGCTCTGCGAGATTTTACGTTCTGCGGAGAACGTCCATGCCTTCAGTTCTGGTAGAAGTAGGGTTTGTCACTGGGGCAGAGGATGCGGCTAGGCTCTCAACGTCTAGTTATCGCACTCAAATGGCTGACGCGATCGCCCGTGGTGTTCTACAGTACATCCAGCAAAACTTTTAG
- a CDS encoding carbon-nitrogen hydrolase family protein produces the protein MKSYLAAAIQMNSLPNLEKNLVQAEELIDLAVRQGAELIGLPENFSFLGDEDAKLDQAEAIAVESEKFLKTMAQRFQVTILGGGFPVPVGNGKVYNTALLIDPSGQELARYEKAHLFDVDLPDGNTYRESSSVLAGMRVPPIHPSKELGQIGLSVCYDVRFPELYRHLSQMGAEVLFVPAAFTAYTGKDHWQVLLQARAIENTCYVIAPAQTGRHNTMRQSHGHAMIIDPWGVILADAGDKPGIAIASIEPARLDQVRRQMPSLQHRVFI, from the coding sequence ATGAAGTCTTATCTGGCTGCCGCCATTCAAATGAATAGTCTGCCTAATTTGGAAAAAAATTTAGTGCAGGCAGAAGAACTGATCGACCTTGCAGTGCGGCAGGGAGCCGAATTGATCGGGTTGCCAGAAAATTTTTCCTTTTTAGGGGATGAGGACGCCAAGCTGGATCAAGCAGAAGCGATCGCCGTTGAAAGCGAAAAATTCCTCAAAACGATGGCTCAGCGCTTTCAAGTCACCATTTTGGGGGGTGGCTTTCCGGTTCCTGTAGGCAACGGCAAAGTTTACAACACAGCCCTGCTGATTGATCCGAGTGGGCAAGAGTTGGCCCGCTACGAGAAAGCACATTTGTTTGATGTAGATCTGCCCGATGGCAATACCTACCGCGAATCTAGCAGCGTCCTTGCAGGAATGCGGGTGCCTCCCATCCATCCTTCCAAAGAGCTGGGCCAGATTGGGCTGTCGGTGTGCTACGACGTGCGCTTTCCGGAGCTATATCGGCATTTGTCCCAGATGGGCGCAGAAGTGCTCTTTGTGCCCGCAGCCTTTACTGCGTATACAGGCAAAGACCATTGGCAAGTTTTGCTCCAAGCGAGGGCGATCGAAAACACTTGCTATGTGATTGCCCCAGCGCAGACAGGACGGCACAACACCATGCGGCAATCTCACGGTCACGCCATGATCATTGACCCTTGGGGCGTGATCCTAGCGGATGCGGGAGATAAACCGGGTATAGCGATCGCCTCGATTGAGCCAGCCCGTCTAGACCAAGTCCGCCGCCAAATGCCTTCCTTGCAGCATCGCGTGTTTATCTAA
- the murI gene encoding glutamate racemase: MSNHSQPNSSSSQSDQLHSEHPASLEPNLPATFATERQRAYIGVFDSGVGGLTVLREMYRQLPNESILYFGDTARLPYGTRSQAEILQFVREILAWMVQQGVKMAIMACNTSSALALETVRREFQIPILGLILPGARAAVQQGRRIGVIATPATAASNAYRRAVLEIEDTAEVWQVGCPEFVPLVEQNRISDPYTYEVAQEYLAPLLQHQIDTLVYGCTHYPHLAPVLRTLLPPSVKLVDPAMSVVAAAAQELDLLGLRNTRLPMPTRFCVSSNPDQFAQISVQWLGFTPIVEKINLPEVLSQPVS; the protein is encoded by the coding sequence GTGTCTAATCACTCCCAACCAAACTCATCTTCCTCCCAGAGCGACCAGCTCCACTCAGAGCATCCAGCCAGCTTAGAACCCAATCTGCCTGCTACGTTTGCTACAGAACGGCAACGTGCCTATATTGGCGTATTTGACAGCGGGGTGGGAGGACTCACAGTTTTGCGAGAGATGTATCGGCAGTTGCCTAACGAGTCAATTCTCTATTTTGGAGACACCGCGCGTCTGCCCTATGGAACGCGATCGCAAGCCGAAATTTTGCAATTCGTACGAGAGATTTTGGCTTGGATGGTGCAGCAAGGGGTCAAAATGGCCATTATGGCCTGCAACACCAGCTCAGCTTTGGCTCTAGAAACCGTAAGGCGGGAATTTCAGATCCCAATTTTGGGCCTAATTTTGCCAGGAGCCCGTGCCGCAGTTCAACAGGGTCGTCGGATTGGGGTGATTGCAACTCCTGCAACTGCGGCTAGCAATGCTTATCGGCGGGCTGTCCTCGAAATTGAAGATACAGCTGAAGTGTGGCAGGTGGGATGTCCAGAGTTTGTCCCGCTAGTAGAACAAAATCGGATTAGCGATCCTTACACTTACGAAGTCGCTCAGGAGTATTTAGCACCGCTATTGCAGCACCAAATTGATACCCTTGTTTATGGCTGCACTCATTATCCGCACCTAGCACCTGTCCTACGTACCTTACTGCCCCCATCCGTAAAGCTAGTTGATCCAGCCATGAGTGTGGTAGCTGCTGCCGCCCAAGAGTTAGACCTGTTGGGATTGAGAAACACGCGGCTACCGATGCCCACCCGCTTTTGTGTCAGTAGCAACCCCGACCAGTTTGCCCAGATTTCTGTGCAGTGGCTCGGTTTCACGCCAATTGTGGAAAAAATTAATTTACCAGAAGTACTCAGTCAGCCAGTTTCTTGA
- a CDS encoding cation:proton antiporter, which produces MADLTAWIASSIFSIPFVLPANPLLATATETESSALVLAGVLLSLVVVYLASKIGGELCARINLPPVLGELLGGVVVGISALHLLVFPEGGADSSTSVIMNFMQMTTGLGPESIASLFSAQSEVISVLAELGVVILLFEIGLESDLKELIRVGPQAAVVAVVGVAAPFAAGTAGLITLFGVPTVPAIFAGAALTATSIGITARVLAEIQRLNSREGQIIIGAAVLDDVLGIIVLAVVASLAKTGEIEVTNVIYLIVSATVFLVGSILLGRFLSPFFVSLVNQLKTRGQLLISALIFAFILSYVAAAIQLEAILGAFAAGLILAETEKRTELEEQVIPIADMLVPIFFVTVGARTDIGVLNPAIPSNREGLVMAAFLVLVAIVGKVITGLTVFGQPNINRLAIGVGMIPRGEVGLVFAGVGSASGVLSKPLEAAIIVMVILTTFVAPPLLRVVFQDEPDSSTSEATDFALAASQAQPLSGNLETQSDRAEVVETLESTPEPEQH; this is translated from the coding sequence ATGGCTGATCTTACTGCCTGGATAGCCTCCTCAATTTTCTCCATTCCTTTTGTTTTGCCCGCCAATCCATTGCTAGCAACAGCAACCGAAACTGAGAGCAGCGCCCTTGTACTCGCAGGGGTCTTGCTCAGCTTAGTTGTAGTGTATTTAGCCAGCAAAATTGGCGGCGAACTTTGCGCTCGAATTAATTTACCCCCAGTCCTAGGAGAGCTGCTGGGTGGTGTAGTGGTGGGTATTTCAGCCCTGCATCTATTGGTATTTCCGGAAGGTGGGGCAGATAGTTCCACCTCCGTGATCATGAATTTCATGCAAATGACCACAGGCTTGGGGCCAGAATCGATCGCCAGCCTATTTTCTGCCCAGAGCGAAGTCATTTCTGTCCTCGCTGAACTGGGTGTCGTGATCTTGCTATTTGAAATTGGCCTGGAATCAGACTTGAAAGAACTGATTCGGGTCGGTCCTCAAGCCGCAGTCGTCGCTGTGGTCGGAGTTGCTGCGCCTTTTGCCGCAGGTACGGCTGGACTGATTACCTTGTTTGGTGTGCCCACAGTTCCAGCCATTTTTGCAGGAGCAGCCCTGACGGCTACGAGTATCGGAATTACTGCAAGAGTTTTGGCGGAAATTCAGCGCCTCAACTCCCGTGAAGGCCAGATCATTATTGGTGCGGCGGTCTTAGATGACGTGCTTGGCATCATTGTTCTTGCGGTGGTTGCTAGCTTAGCGAAAACTGGAGAAATCGAAGTCACAAATGTGATTTATCTGATTGTGAGTGCCACTGTTTTCTTGGTGGGCTCGATTCTTCTGGGTCGCTTTCTCAGCCCTTTCTTCGTTTCCCTAGTCAATCAGCTAAAGACACGCGGTCAACTGCTAATTTCGGCCTTAATCTTTGCCTTCATTCTGTCCTACGTTGCAGCGGCAATTCAGCTAGAAGCCATTCTAGGAGCATTTGCAGCAGGCTTAATTCTGGCAGAAACGGAAAAACGCACCGAACTGGAAGAACAAGTCATTCCCATCGCTGACATGCTCGTGCCGATTTTCTTTGTCACGGTAGGAGCTAGAACGGATATTGGTGTTCTCAACCCAGCAATTCCCAGCAATCGGGAAGGCTTGGTGATGGCCGCCTTTTTGGTCTTGGTGGCGATCGTGGGCAAAGTTATCACCGGATTAACTGTGTTTGGTCAGCCCAACATTAATCGGCTGGCGATCGGGGTAGGGATGATTCCACGGGGCGAAGTGGGGTTAGTTTTTGCTGGCGTTGGTTCGGCAAGCGGTGTTCTTTCCAAACCCTTAGAAGCAGCCATTATCGTCATGGTCATTCTGACCACATTTGTCGCGCCTCCACTCTTGCGAGTAGTTTTTCAAGATGAGCCTGACTCTTCTACTAGTGAAGCAACAGACTTCGCTCTCGCAGCCAGCCAAGCGCAGCCATTGAGCGGGAACCTAGAGACACAAAGCGATCGCGCCGAGGTAGTAGAAACCTTAGAATCGACCCCTGAGCCAGAGCAACACTAG
- a CDS encoding 16S rRNA (cytosine(967)-C(5))-methyltransferase: MPNPRQLAFLALRSIQRDAFADVALDRVLQDAELNSQDRRLATELVYGSVRRQRTLDALIDQLGKKKSHQQPPDLRAILHLGLYQLRYLNQIPASAAVNTTVELAKQNGFPGLTGFVNGLMRQYIRLTESAGDPLQLPADPVQRLGTLHSYPDWIVQVWLDQLDLAETERLCEWMNRPPHIDLRINPLRTSLEAVEAAMQAEGVAVKRLPHLPQALRLLEPAGAIQKLPGFQEGWWMVQDASAQLVSYLVDPQPGEFVIDACAAPGGKALHLAELMQDQGTIWACDRTSSRLKKLTENAERLGIHSTKISIGDSRDQPQFVGKGDRVLLDAPCSGLGTLNRHADARWRQTPDRVQELGTLQQELLTAAATWLKPDGVLVYATCTLHPQENEQVITAFLAQHPDWQIEPPAPSSPAAAFATPQGWVKVWPHRQQMDGFFMVRLKRS, encoded by the coding sequence GTGCCCAACCCTCGCCAACTTGCCTTCCTTGCCCTGCGATCGATCCAACGGGATGCCTTTGCGGATGTGGCGCTCGATCGCGTCCTGCAAGATGCTGAACTGAATAGCCAAGATCGACGGTTAGCGACCGAACTGGTATATGGCAGCGTCAGGCGACAACGAACTTTAGATGCGCTGATCGATCAATTGGGCAAAAAGAAATCACACCAGCAACCTCCAGATCTGCGGGCCATTCTGCACTTGGGGCTGTATCAACTGCGCTACTTGAATCAAATTCCTGCTTCGGCTGCGGTCAATACTACTGTTGAGCTAGCTAAACAAAATGGTTTTCCGGGGCTAACTGGGTTTGTCAACGGCTTGATGCGGCAATATATCCGCCTCACCGAATCTGCTGGCGACCCTTTACAACTCCCTGCCGACCCAGTCCAACGGCTAGGAACGCTACACAGCTACCCCGACTGGATCGTTCAAGTATGGCTAGATCAACTAGATTTGGCTGAAACTGAGCGACTATGCGAGTGGATGAATCGTCCGCCGCACATTGACTTGCGCATCAATCCCCTCCGCACCTCACTGGAGGCCGTAGAAGCAGCGATGCAAGCCGAAGGTGTGGCAGTAAAACGTTTACCTCACCTGCCCCAAGCTCTACGCTTGCTGGAGCCTGCAGGTGCGATTCAGAAATTGCCAGGGTTTCAGGAAGGCTGGTGGATGGTACAGGATGCCAGTGCCCAGTTAGTCAGCTATCTGGTTGACCCGCAACCTGGAGAATTTGTGATTGATGCTTGTGCCGCTCCTGGTGGTAAGGCTTTGCATCTGGCCGAACTGATGCAAGATCAAGGCACTATTTGGGCTTGCGATCGCACCTCGTCTCGCCTCAAAAAACTTACAGAAAACGCCGAACGCTTAGGCATTCACTCCACCAAGATCAGCATTGGTGACAGCCGCGATCAACCTCAATTTGTGGGTAAGGGCGATCGCGTTTTGCTAGATGCACCTTGTTCTGGACTCGGTACGCTCAACCGTCACGCCGATGCCCGCTGGCGACAAACTCCTGATCGGGTACAAGAACTGGGAACGCTGCAACAAGAACTGCTAACCGCCGCCGCAACTTGGCTGAAGCCCGATGGCGTGCTAGTTTATGCGACCTGTACACTACATCCGCAGGAGAATGAGCAAGTAATTACAGCATTTCTAGCACAGCATCCCGACTGGCAAATTGAGCCGCCTGCCCCCAGTTCACCTGCTGCTGCCTTTGCCACACCTCAAGGCTGGGTCAAAGTTTGGCCCCATCGTCAACAAATGGACGGCTTCTTCATGGTTCGTCTTAAGCGCAGCTAG
- a CDS encoding cyclic peptide export ABC transporter, whose amino-acid sequence MNLVYLLLKTSWVSVIFAMLTGLLGGASSTGLIALINRTLTSQNPANAALIWNFTALGLVLLLSTIASQILLARLAQGSIFELRLLLSRQILASPLRQLEALGASRLLATLTDDIQSVANALFSFPVLCIDLAILVSCLAYLAWLSLSVFGLMMLVLVLVIASLQLIINRARKALSLARKEQDSLLHHFQAIIAGIKELKLHYQRGQSFLTEDLYTTASAARDHNIAGMTTFAIAGGYGLLATFLIIGLLLFALPRFVSTSPEVLSGYALVALYLMLPFQGILGVIPVLSRATVALDAIQALGLALAEHATEATAIAPPAPNTTWRQLNLLGVTHAYRGEREEDGFTLGPLTLSFQPGEVVFLVGGNGSGKSTLAKLITGLYSPEAGELQFDGQAIADANREWYRQHFSVVFADFYLFERLLGLGDRDDLDPQAKEYLIQLHLDHKVRVQDGTLSTTTLSQGQRKRLALLTAYLEDRPIYLFDEWASDQDPIFKEIFYTQLLPELKQRGKAVLVISHDDHYFHLADRIVKLDYGKLEYDKRIAA is encoded by the coding sequence GTGAACTTGGTTTATCTGCTGCTCAAAACCTCTTGGGTGAGTGTGATTTTTGCAATGCTGACTGGCTTGCTAGGTGGTGCGAGTAGTACTGGCCTGATTGCCCTGATCAACCGCACCCTAACGAGTCAAAATCCAGCCAATGCAGCGTTGATTTGGAATTTCACGGCTTTGGGCTTAGTACTGTTGCTCAGCACGATCGCCTCACAAATTCTCTTAGCACGACTGGCTCAAGGCTCCATCTTTGAGTTACGGCTGCTGTTAAGCCGTCAAATCCTAGCTTCCCCACTAAGGCAACTAGAAGCCCTCGGCGCATCCCGACTATTGGCTACTCTGACAGACGACATTCAATCAGTTGCCAACGCCCTCTTCTCGTTTCCAGTACTTTGTATTGATTTAGCCATTCTGGTGAGTTGCCTTGCTTATCTGGCGTGGCTTTCCTTGTCGGTGTTTGGGTTGATGATGCTGGTGCTGGTACTTGTGATCGCTAGCTTGCAACTGATTATCAATCGAGCCAGAAAAGCCCTATCCCTAGCCCGCAAAGAGCAAGACAGCTTACTGCATCATTTCCAAGCCATCATCGCAGGCATCAAAGAGCTAAAGCTGCATTACCAACGGGGACAAAGCTTCCTCACCGAAGATCTGTATACCACTGCGAGTGCTGCCCGTGACCATAACATCGCAGGCATGACCACCTTCGCGATCGCCGGAGGCTATGGACTCCTCGCTACCTTTTTAATCATTGGTTTGTTGCTTTTCGCCTTGCCCCGCTTTGTCAGCACCAGTCCCGAAGTTCTGTCTGGTTACGCCCTCGTTGCGCTTTATTTAATGCTGCCTTTCCAAGGAATCTTGGGGGTCATTCCGGTTTTAAGCCGAGCTACTGTAGCTCTAGACGCGATTCAAGCCTTGGGGTTAGCCTTGGCCGAACACGCTACTGAGGCAACGGCGATCGCTCCTCCTGCGCCCAATACGACTTGGCGACAACTCAATCTCTTAGGTGTAACTCATGCCTATCGAGGCGAACGGGAAGAAGACGGATTTACGCTAGGGCCACTGACCCTCAGTTTTCAACCGGGAGAAGTGGTGTTTCTAGTAGGTGGCAACGGCAGCGGCAAATCAACTTTAGCCAAGCTCATTACGGGACTCTACAGCCCCGAAGCGGGTGAGTTGCAGTTTGATGGTCAGGCGATCGCGGATGCGAATCGGGAATGGTATCGGCAGCACTTCTCGGTGGTTTTTGCCGACTTTTACCTGTTCGAGCGCTTGTTAGGGTTGGGCGATCGCGATGACCTTGATCCGCAAGCCAAGGAGTATTTGATCCAACTCCACCTCGACCATAAAGTTCGTGTTCAGGATGGCACGCTATCCACCACAACGCTTTCTCAAGGACAACGCAAACGATTGGCACTGCTCACGGCCTATTTAGAAGACCGCCCCATTTACTTGTTTGATGAATGGGCTTCCGATCAAGACCCGATCTTCAAAGAAATTTTCTACACGCAACTGCTGCCAGAACTGAAGCAGCGAGGCAAAGCTGTCTTGGTAATTAGCCACGACGATCACTATTTCCATCTTGCCGACCGCATTGTGAAGCTGGATTATGGCAAGCTGGAATACGACAAGCGCATTGCTGCCTAA
- a CDS encoding penicillin-binding protein 1A: MNPAESAEPGSTLSNDQAQPKRRRKKVPKSPGKRLASNVKELSSQAIANVEGSRFAPILRPFQGPKPLHRNRLFWLGLGLSSGLCALGVGWWSLKSTLPDTGSIFTFVRDGTLTVKAADGTILQQSGPATREKLTMGQFPKTTVEAFIAAEDRRFYQHQGVDYQGILRAALSNLVSGDLVQGGSTITQQVARIVFLNQERSITRKLKEAMLAQELERQMPKEQILERYLNLVYLGSGAYGVADAAWVYFSKPVEKLTLPETAMIAGLPPAPSVYSPLVNPETATRRRNVVLQRMQDAGYISKAEMDQAIAAPLQLKPSAPKRLVIEAPYFTSYVQQELPKYVSPEALELGGLTVETTLNRQWQKAAEKAIKDAVELDGSAEGFSQAALVAIDPRNGQVKALVGGDGYRKSQFNRATQAQRQPGSTFKTLVYTSAIAAGFSPTDGYLDAQYTVDGYKPQNYGKTYRGWVSMRDALTYSVNVVAVKVLIDVGFDPVVKMAKDMGIQSKLMPTYSLALGASEVNLLELTSAYGTLAAQGNAVPAHGITRILNRQGEVLYKADFKPKRVVDKGTASILTWMLEGVVQSGTGRPAQLGRPVAGKTGTSEEARDLWFIGYIPQVVTGVWLGNDNNDPTWGSSGTAAHTWREFMTKAVQGMPVEKFPELPSFEGRKGSIKAKPVTPKRELTGSTAPEMGAASSESSGGGYDSGSSYDSGGGYDSGGGYDSGESYDSGGSYDSAPSEPAPEPVAEEAPPSDYVPEEAPVEEAPPSDYVPEEEAPPAEPAPPADSEPAPPAF; the protein is encoded by the coding sequence TTGAATCCTGCTGAATCAGCGGAACCTGGATCGACCCTCTCCAATGATCAAGCGCAACCCAAGCGACGGCGGAAGAAAGTGCCTAAATCACCAGGCAAGCGGCTAGCGTCGAACGTCAAAGAACTATCTTCTCAGGCGATCGCTAACGTTGAGGGTTCACGATTTGCCCCAATCCTACGCCCCTTTCAAGGCCCCAAACCTCTCCATCGCAACCGTCTTTTTTGGCTGGGTCTCGGTTTAAGTAGTGGCCTGTGCGCTTTGGGAGTTGGCTGGTGGTCGTTAAAGAGCACTCTGCCCGACACTGGCAGTATCTTTACCTTTGTCCGAGATGGGACTCTCACGGTTAAAGCTGCTGACGGTACTATCCTACAGCAGTCTGGGCCTGCCACACGGGAAAAGTTGACAATGGGTCAATTTCCCAAAACTACCGTTGAAGCTTTCATCGCTGCGGAAGATCGTCGATTCTATCAGCATCAGGGGGTTGACTATCAAGGCATTTTGCGTGCAGCCCTCTCCAATTTAGTCTCAGGGGATTTGGTGCAGGGCGGTAGTACCATTACGCAGCAGGTCGCTCGCATCGTTTTTCTAAATCAAGAGCGTAGCATTACTCGCAAACTTAAAGAAGCGATGCTGGCTCAAGAATTAGAGCGACAGATGCCGAAAGAGCAGATTCTAGAGCGCTACTTAAACTTGGTTTATCTAGGTTCAGGTGCCTATGGTGTGGCTGATGCCGCTTGGGTGTATTTTAGTAAGCCAGTCGAGAAGCTGACTTTACCAGAAACGGCGATGATTGCTGGGTTGCCCCCTGCGCCTAGTGTTTACTCGCCCTTGGTGAATCCAGAAACGGCAACGAGGCGGCGCAATGTGGTGTTGCAGCGAATGCAGGATGCGGGCTACATCAGCAAAGCCGAGATGGATCAAGCGATCGCGGCTCCTTTGCAACTAAAACCTAGTGCACCTAAACGCTTGGTAATCGAAGCGCCCTATTTTACCTCTTATGTCCAGCAAGAATTGCCGAAGTACGTTTCTCCCGAAGCTTTGGAACTGGGTGGGTTAACCGTTGAGACGACCCTCAACCGACAATGGCAGAAAGCCGCAGAAAAAGCGATTAAAGATGCGGTGGAGCTAGATGGATCGGCAGAGGGTTTTAGCCAAGCAGCGTTAGTTGCGATTGATCCTCGTAATGGTCAGGTTAAGGCATTGGTGGGCGGGGACGGCTATCGCAAGAGCCAATTTAACCGAGCCACACAAGCCCAACGCCAACCCGGTTCTACATTCAAAACCTTGGTTTACACGAGCGCGATCGCGGCTGGCTTCTCGCCCACCGATGGCTATTTGGATGCTCAATACACCGTCGATGGTTACAAGCCGCAGAACTACGGCAAAACTTATCGCGGTTGGGTCTCGATGCGAGATGCCTTGACCTATTCTGTCAATGTGGTTGCGGTCAAGGTCTTAATTGACGTCGGATTTGATCCGGTTGTCAAGATGGCGAAGGACATGGGCATTCAGTCTAAGTTGATGCCGACGTATTCTTTAGCCCTCGGAGCGTCGGAAGTTAACTTGCTAGAGCTGACTAGTGCTTATGGAACCTTGGCTGCTCAAGGAAATGCTGTCCCAGCCCACGGCATTACACGGATTCTGAATCGGCAGGGGGAAGTTCTTTACAAGGCCGATTTCAAACCTAAACGAGTGGTTGATAAAGGCACTGCTTCCATCCTGACTTGGATGCTGGAGGGCGTGGTGCAGTCTGGAACGGGTCGGCCAGCCCAATTGGGGCGACCTGTGGCTGGAAAAACAGGCACTTCTGAGGAGGCGCGTGACCTCTGGTTTATTGGCTATATTCCTCAGGTCGTCACAGGAGTTTGGTTAGGCAACGACAACAATGACCCAACTTGGGGGTCGAGTGGGACGGCTGCTCACACTTGGCGTGAATTCATGACTAAGGCTGTGCAAGGCATGCCAGTAGAGAAGTTTCCAGAGTTGCCAAGTTTTGAAGGGCGCAAAGGCAGTATCAAAGCCAAGCCTGTGACTCCGAAGCGAGAGCTTACGGGCAGTACCGCGCCTGAAATGGGGGCTGCGAGTAGCGAAAGCTCTGGTGGCGGATACGATTCTGGGAGTAGCTATGATTCCGGAGGTGGCTACGATTCTGGAGGTGGCTACGATTCGGGCGAGAGCTATGACTCCGGCGGGTCTTACGATTCAGCTCCGAGCGAACCTGCGCCTGAACCTGTAGCAGAGGAAGCTCCACCCAGCGACTATGTTCCTGAGGAAGCTCCTGTGGAAGAAGCTCCACCCAGCGACTATGTTCCTGAGGAAGAAGCTCCACCCGCCGAACCTGCACCGCCCGCTGATTCTGAGCCTGCGCCACCCGCATTCTAA
- the psb35 gene encoding photosystem II assembly protein Psb35 yields MSLLIAAAAADVATNTPHFPISATLVYIVGFIAAASIGSIAWYNSKRPVGWESKDRPEIVPEVDKEETPGIGQPLK; encoded by the coding sequence ATGTCTTTATTAATTGCGGCAGCGGCAGCGGATGTTGCTACAAATACTCCCCACTTCCCCATTTCTGCCACCCTGGTTTATATCGTCGGATTTATTGCGGCTGCATCCATTGGTTCGATCGCTTGGTATAACTCTAAGCGTCCTGTAGGTTGGGAATCTAAGGATCGTCCTGAAATTGTGCCTGAAGTAGACAAGGAAGAAACTCCTGGCATTGGTCAGCCTTTGAAGTAG